The following are encoded in a window of Corynebacterium argentoratense DSM 44202 genomic DNA:
- a CDS encoding HK97 family phage prohead protease: MAAVVDGTGELHPETVRGESVLNAVAAMRRGFTGWILDAETGSPDAWIISGNPPQSLIAAYAGAGAEFHLLDPGMDVCLQRARDEGRPAYTEEAIRAWYENPPTIPTGEKGGTMKLKQLDFTLVKSDNSDDLAEGEFIGYASVFGNIDSYGDVVARGAFADALKEWGGAPGRLPVLYGHDFHDPFSNIGEVLDAVEDDHGLKVHARLDLDNPKAAQVYRLIKAGRLSQMSFAYDVLDGGPVDIDGRDAYEIRRVKLYEVSVVPIGANQDTEIVGVKNAPSISKDDVMQLLRDVMSTPVAEAEQAASSVVADPEGKDASGDVFAAALAVELELLEVGKNDFEE, encoded by the coding sequence GTGGCAGCCGTGGTGGATGGTACGGGGGAGTTGCACCCGGAAACTGTACGCGGGGAGTCTGTGCTGAACGCTGTGGCCGCTATGAGGCGCGGGTTTACCGGGTGGATACTGGATGCTGAAACAGGTTCCCCGGATGCTTGGATTATTTCAGGCAACCCGCCACAGTCGCTTATTGCTGCGTATGCGGGCGCCGGGGCTGAGTTCCACCTTTTAGACCCTGGTATGGATGTGTGTTTGCAACGCGCCCGTGATGAGGGGCGCCCCGCATATACAGAAGAGGCTATTAGGGCGTGGTATGAAAACCCGCCCACGATCCCCACGGGGGAGAAAGGGGGAACAATGAAGCTAAAACAGTTGGATTTCACTTTGGTTAAGTCTGATAATTCGGATGATTTAGCCGAAGGTGAGTTTATCGGCTATGCGTCTGTTTTCGGCAATATTGATTCTTACGGGGATGTGGTGGCGCGTGGCGCGTTTGCCGATGCTCTGAAAGAGTGGGGCGGGGCGCCTGGCCGTCTGCCTGTCCTGTATGGGCATGATTTTCATGATCCGTTTTCCAACATTGGGGAGGTGTTGGACGCGGTAGAAGACGACCATGGGTTGAAGGTACACGCGCGCCTTGATCTGGACAACCCTAAGGCAGCCCAGGTTTACCGTTTGATAAAGGCGGGGCGCCTCTCTCAGATGTCTTTTGCATATGACGTTTTGGACGGCGGGCCTGTTGATATTGACGGGCGGGACGCTTACGAGATACGGCGCGTGAAGCTTTACGAGGTGTCTGTCGTACCAATCGGTGCTAACCAGGATACTGAAATTGTGGGCGTGAAGAATGCGCCATCGATTTCTAAAGACGATGTTATGCAACTGTTGCGTGACGTCATGAGCACGCCTGTGGCTGAGGCTGAACAGGCGGCGTCATCTGTTGTTGCTGACCCGGAGGGGAAAGACGCCTCGGGGGATGTTTTCGCGGCTGCGTTGGCCGTGGAATTGGAACTACTGGAAGTGGGAAAAAATGACTTTGAAGAATGA
- a CDS encoding phage portal protein has product MGFFEKLGFKAPVMEAPSADVLAAPLFAKLASDVDSMPVEQLWKEQPHLRTVTEFIARNISSVALHVYRRGDDGGRIRDRDSDAARVLFKANPGQLMQDVLHASLLDLCLFDEFIWFVAVDDDGSPAVYPISPLWVYRKNFSDRWTLRSIIVADDDGNHVELPASNIVYCHGYQPGTYRYGVSPVDSLRDVLKEQLEAAAYRGQLWKNGPRLSGVITRPKDAPWTGADRNRFKASWSSQYTGRGSGAGGTPVLEDGMDFKPMHLKAQDEQFVDVAKLALATVASVYHINPTMVGLLDNANYSNVREFRKSLYGDSLGPIIKKLEGVINAFLLPLLGVPDGVYAEFNLDEKLRASFEEKASITTAAVGGPWMTRNEAREQNNLTRLDDGDSLLVPLNTTDADRLGESLAGEGEQ; this is encoded by the coding sequence ATGGGCTTTTTTGAAAAGCTGGGATTTAAAGCCCCGGTTATGGAGGCACCTAGCGCGGATGTGCTAGCCGCCCCATTATTTGCAAAATTAGCTAGCGACGTGGATTCAATGCCAGTCGAACAGTTGTGGAAAGAGCAACCACACCTTAGAACTGTTACCGAGTTTATTGCCCGGAACATTTCGAGTGTGGCTCTCCATGTGTATAGGCGGGGGGATGATGGGGGCCGTATTCGCGACCGTGATTCAGACGCGGCGCGCGTTTTGTTTAAGGCTAACCCTGGTCAGTTAATGCAGGATGTTTTACATGCCTCACTACTTGACCTTTGTTTATTTGATGAGTTTATTTGGTTCGTCGCTGTTGATGATGATGGTAGCCCGGCTGTTTATCCGATTAGCCCACTGTGGGTGTATCGGAAAAACTTTAGTGATAGGTGGACTTTGCGGTCTATCATTGTTGCCGATGATGATGGTAACCATGTGGAGCTGCCCGCCTCTAACATTGTTTATTGTCATGGCTATCAGCCGGGGACTTATCGCTACGGCGTGTCACCTGTCGATTCTTTGCGGGATGTGTTGAAGGAGCAACTGGAGGCGGCGGCGTATCGTGGCCAGTTGTGGAAAAACGGGCCACGCCTATCAGGGGTGATTACACGGCCTAAGGACGCGCCGTGGACGGGTGCAGACCGTAACAGGTTTAAGGCGTCTTGGAGTAGTCAATATACGGGCCGTGGGTCTGGTGCGGGTGGTACTCCTGTCCTTGAGGATGGTATGGACTTTAAGCCCATGCATTTGAAAGCACAGGATGAACAGTTTGTCGACGTCGCTAAACTCGCATTGGCTACCGTGGCTAGTGTCTACCATATTAACCCTACGATGGTAGGGCTTTTGGATAACGCTAACTACTCTAACGTTAGGGAATTCCGCAAAAGCCTTTACGGCGATAGTCTGGGGCCGATTATTAAAAAGCTGGAGGGCGTGATTAACGCGTTCCTGTTGCCTTTGCTAGGAGTCCCGGATGGGGTGTATGCGGAGTTTAATTTGGATGAAAAACTACGCGCGTCATTTGAGGAGAAGGCGTCTATTACGACGGCGGCGGTTGGCGGCCCGTGGATGACCCGGAACGAGGCGAGGGAACAGAATAACCTAACACGTCTAGATGATGGTGATTCTTTGCTTGTTCCACTAAATACGACTGATGCGGATCGGCTGGGGGAGTCTCTAGCTGGTGAGGGGGAGCAATGA